One Streptomyces mobaraensis NBRC 13819 = DSM 40847 DNA segment encodes these proteins:
- a CDS encoding MFS transporter: protein MTEHDPSPSPPDPLLAGAPAQAPAPGRLRALLPDLTPWRSSRDFRRMWMAGLVTVFGSFLTFVALPVQLKELTGSTLAVGAIGAVELVPLIVFGLWGGALADALDRRKLILWTEAGLGVLSALLLLNTLLPHPLVWPLYLVAGLVSALTGLQRPALQSIVPRIVAHEQLPAAIALNTMRWQVGAIAGPSLAGVIIAFGGLQWAYALDVASYAISVLFTIGLAASPPARDADKPSVRGILEGARYAWSRKELLGTYAVDMAAMFFAFPNAVFPFLADDLHARWALGLMYAASAIGSLLVSLTSGWVSRVHRHGRMVVGAALAWGAAMALAGWMGNIWLVLVMLALAGAADTVSGLFRSAMWDQTIPDELRGRLAGIELLSYSVGPQLGQVRAGGMAALTNVRASIWAGGLACVASVGLLAMALPKLLSYDQRTDEHAVRMRERQARKPEVTEAA from the coding sequence GTGACCGAGCACGATCCCTCCCCCTCCCCGCCCGATCCCCTCCTCGCCGGGGCCCCTGCCCAGGCCCCCGCCCCGGGCCGGCTGCGGGCGCTGCTGCCCGACCTGACGCCCTGGCGCTCGTCGCGCGACTTCCGGCGGATGTGGATGGCCGGGCTCGTCACCGTCTTCGGCAGCTTCCTCACCTTCGTCGCGCTCCCGGTGCAGCTCAAGGAGCTCACCGGTTCGACGCTCGCCGTCGGCGCGATCGGCGCGGTGGAACTCGTCCCGCTGATCGTCTTCGGCCTCTGGGGCGGCGCCCTCGCCGACGCCCTCGACCGCCGCAAGCTGATCCTCTGGACCGAGGCCGGACTGGGGGTGCTGAGCGCCTTGTTGCTGCTCAACACCCTGCTGCCGCACCCGCTCGTCTGGCCGCTCTACCTGGTCGCCGGCCTGGTCAGCGCGCTCACCGGGCTCCAGCGCCCGGCCCTGCAGTCGATCGTCCCGCGCATCGTCGCGCACGAGCAACTGCCCGCCGCCATCGCGCTGAACACCATGCGCTGGCAGGTCGGCGCCATCGCGGGGCCGTCCCTCGCGGGCGTGATAATCGCCTTCGGCGGCCTCCAGTGGGCCTACGCCCTGGACGTCGCCTCCTACGCGATCTCGGTCCTGTTCACCATCGGCCTGGCCGCCTCCCCGCCCGCGCGCGACGCCGACAAGCCGTCCGTGCGCGGCATCCTGGAGGGCGCCCGCTACGCCTGGAGCCGCAAGGAACTGCTCGGCACCTACGCCGTCGACATGGCCGCGATGTTCTTCGCCTTCCCCAACGCGGTCTTCCCGTTCCTCGCCGACGACCTCCACGCCCGCTGGGCGCTCGGCCTGATGTACGCGGCGAGCGCGATCGGTTCGCTGCTGGTCAGCCTGACCAGCGGCTGGGTCTCCCGGGTGCACCGGCACGGCCGGATGGTCGTCGGCGCGGCCCTCGCCTGGGGCGCGGCGATGGCGCTGGCGGGGTGGATGGGCAACATCTGGCTGGTGCTGGTGATGCTGGCGCTGGCCGGCGCGGCGGACACGGTCAGCGGCCTGTTCCGGTCGGCCATGTGGGACCAGACCATCCCCGACGAACTGCGCGGCCGGCTCGCGGGCATCGAGCTGCTCTCGTACTCGGTGGGCCCGCAGCTCGGCCAGGTCCGCGCCGGCGGCATGGCCGCGCTCACCAACGTCCGCGCCTCCATCTGGGCGGGCGGCCTGGCCTGCGTCGCCTCGGTCGGCCTGCTGGCCATGGCGCTGCCGAAGCTCCTCTCCTACGACCAGCGCACCGACGAACACGCGGTCCGCATGCGCGAACGCCAGGCGCGCAAGCCGGAGGTGACGGAGGCGGCGTAG
- a CDS encoding SRPBCC family protein — MTGTEKRSRHIGVHIDRPVDEVYAYASDPANLPAWARGLGGSIEKRGEQWVAESSPMGRVVVSFAPLNAFGVLDHDVTLPSGETVHNPFRVIADGAGTEAVFTLRRQPGTTDAEFERDAAMVVADLVRLKELLETAVSA, encoded by the coding sequence ATGACAGGTACCGAGAAGCGAAGCCGTCACATCGGCGTCCACATCGACCGGCCCGTCGACGAGGTCTACGCCTACGCGTCCGACCCCGCCAACCTGCCCGCGTGGGCCCGTGGACTGGGCGGTTCCATCGAGAAGCGCGGGGAGCAGTGGGTCGCGGAGTCCTCGCCCATGGGCCGGGTCGTGGTCTCGTTCGCGCCCCTCAACGCGTTCGGGGTGCTCGACCACGACGTCACCCTCCCGTCGGGGGAGACCGTCCACAACCCGTTCCGCGTGATCGCCGACGGGGCGGGGACCGAGGCCGTGTTCACCCTCCGCCGGCAGCCGGGGACCACCGACGCCGAGTTCGAGCGGGACGCCGCGATGGTCGTCGCCGACCTGGTGCGGCTCAAGGAGCTGCTGGAGACGGCGGTGAGCGCCTGA